The window GTCTAAATTTTATTCAAGATTTTAATCAAGTCTTATTTTTGGATGTCTCAGAAAATATGTTAAACGTTGTGGAAGAAAAGCTAGCGGCAGCAGTGATTAAAAATGGAAAAACAATGCTAATTGATGAAATAAGCAATTTTAGAGTAGAAGCGGACTGCATTATTGTATCGCAAGTCTTGCTGCACATTCCAGATACAGAAGCTGTTTTAACCAGTTTGTTTCATATGTTAAAGACAGAAGGTTCATTATTAATTGTAGATTTCGACAAAAATGAATTGGTTCAATCTGCATTAGTTCATAATGGCTTTGATCAAAATAAACTAGCTGATCAACTGAAAAAGCTAGGATTTTCTAAAGTTCACTCCGAAATCTTTTTTGAAAGAGATCAATTATTTATGGGACAAGCGGCATCTTTATTTTTAATGGAAGCTGTTAAATGAAAATCAGCAAGTATGAGTTTAACTTTCTCATACTTGCTGATTTTATTATTTTTTATCTGTCCAAACAGGTACAGAAGAGCCTTTTGACGTTTCTTCAATCACTTTGATGGTTTCGGGTGATTGGTAAGCTTTTACAACTTTTTTGTAGGTTTCATTGTCTTTGTCTTTATTGTTTGCCACAATAATATTAATATATGGTTTTGACGTTTCATCAATAGGTTCTAGGAAGATCGCGTCTTTTGTTGGAACAAACCCTGCATCCACAGCCATACCACTATTGATTAATGAAATTGTTGTATCTTTTAAAGCACGGGCAGTTTGAGCAGCATCTAATTCTTTAATTTCTAAGTTTAATTTATTTTCAGTAATATCTTTAACTGTAGGCGTTTGTTTGGCAGCTGGATTAACTTTAATCAAACCGGCTGTTTGTAAAAGTAATAACGCACGTCCGCCATTGGTTACATCATTAGGAATTGCAACAATATCCTTATCTTTTAATTCTTTTACATCTTTAATTTTTTCAGAATAGATTCCAAGCGGCGCAATAACAGTTTCGCCAATCGAAACTAGATCGGTTCCGCTATCTTTGTTATAGGCATCTAGAAAAATTTGATGTTGGAAAGAGTTTAAATCAATTTCTCCTGAACTTAAAGCAGAGTTTGGTTGATTATAATCAGTGAATTTTACAATGTTTAACTCAATATTCTCTTTCTTCAAACGTTCTTTTACAGAATCCCAAACCTCCGTATTTTCACCAACAACTCCAAGTTTAACAACTGTGGGTTTCTTTGTATCGGCGGCCGTATTGCTACCACTACCACAAGCAGCTATAAATCCTACACTTAAAATTAAGACTAACGCTAAGATGATTTTTTTTACATTTTTCATTTTCTTATTCCCCTTTTAATTTAAGTTTGATAAAACACATATGAATGATCTATTAATGACTAGTTTTACGAATTAAATAATTGCCGATTGCTTGACTGATAAAGACTAAGATTAAAATAATGATTGTTGCGACTAAGGTTACATCATCTTGAAAACGATTATACCCACGAGAAATAGCTAAATTTCCTAATCCCCCAGCACCAATTGCACCAGCCATCGCAGTTAAACCAATTAAATTAATGATGGTTAAAGAAGAAGCACGAATAATTCCATTTAATCCTTCTTTTAAATAAACGCGGAAAATAATTTCTAGCGGGCTAGAACCCATCGATTGTGCAGCCTCAATTACACCAGGATCAACTTCAACCAATGCATTTTGAATTTGTCTAGCAAAGAAAGGAATAGTTCCGATTGATAATGGAACGATAGCAGCTGTAGTCCCAATGGATGTTCCAACAATTAAACGTGTAAAGGGAACAATGACAGCTAGCATGATAATAAAAGGAATCGAACGGAATAGGTTAATCACTTTATCTAAAATATTGTACAACGTACGATGTTCCAGAATGCCACCACGGTCAGTAGCAACTAATATGACCCCTAACACAATACCTAAAACTCCAGCAATTAGAGCGGTCACTCCAACCATGTAGAGTGTTTGAATCGTACTTTCGATAAATTCTTCTTTCAAAGGTGGTACATTTTTAAAATAAGTGTTAATAAACTCCATAATTTTCACTCCTTAGCTAATTTGGCTCTTTTTTTGTGGGTAGGGAATTATTTTTTCTTCATGTGGAATTAAATCTACTTTGACATCTTTAGCAGCAAGATAGGCTAACGCTTTTTCACGCTTAGCTGGTTCACCAGAAAGAATTACGATTAAATTCCCAATCGGTGTATTCTGCAAAATTTCAACATTTCCAAAAAGGATACTAGTAGAAATAGTAAATTGACTATATAAATGCGAAATCAGTGGTTCACAGGTACTTTCTCCAACGTAAGAAATTTTTGCCAGAACATCATTAGGTTTTAAATCAAGTAAAGTAGGATGGTTTAAAATCGTTTCTACTCCTTGATCGACATGTGTTGCTGTGTTGATAAAGTCTTTTGTAAGAGTTTTTTTAGGTTTAGTAAAGATCGAAACGAGACTACCTTCCTCAATAACTTTGCCGTTTTCCATGACTGCAACCTTATTACAGATTTCTTTCACAACTTGCATTTCATGGGTGATAATAACGATTGTCAACGCTAATTTTTTATTTAATTCTTTTAGCAATTCAAGAATCGATAAAGTCGTTTTTGGATCCAAGGCACTAGTTGCTTCATCACAAAGGAGAACTTCTGGATCATTTGCTAATGACCGAGCGATGGCTACCCGTTGCTTTTGCCCCCCAGATAATTGAGAAGGAAAGGCATTATGTTTATCAGATAAGCCAACTAAGTCCAATAAATCACTCACCTTTTTCTGGATTTCAGTTTTAGATAGGCTAGAATTTTTTAAAGGAAAGGCAACATTATCAGCAATTGTACGAGAATCCATCAGATTAAAGTGCTGAAAAATCATGCCAATTTTCTTACGAGCGGTACGAAGATCTTTTGGCTTAAGACTAGATAAGTTTTGCTTTACCACAGTCACAGTCCCTTTTGTGGGACGTTGTAATAAATTGATTGTACGGACGAGCGTACTTTTTCCAGCTCCGCTATAGCCAACAATACCAAATACATCGCCTTTTTCTACATGTAAATCGACTTGATCGACTGCTTTAACAAGTTGCCCCTTACTTTCAAAAGTTACTTCAATATCTTTTAGTGTAATCATTTAAGTTCCTCCCATTTCCCAATAAAGCTCAAAATTGTTTATCTATTTTCATGAACACGTATTGTTTGTGTGACTAACAGAAATTCGCATCAGTCTAAAAACAAGATTGTATTTACACCTTTTCTGTTAAATAGTATTTCTACAAGAATTCTAATAGAGTATTCCACACTCCTGACTGCCTTTCAAATTAGAAAAAATAAAAAACTCTCATCCTTTTATCAAATGAATCATTCGATAAAAGGACGAGAGCTATAATTTGCTTCGTGTTACCACCTTTGTTTATAAAACTATTGCTAGTTTTACCTTAACCAGTTCTTGAAAAACTTACTTTTCGTTAAACTGTGGCGCTTTATCGGGCGCACCCGTAACAATCTAAAGTATTAAAAATTAATACAATTCAACTGTTTCACTCCAAGACCATCTTCAGTTCTCTCTCCATTACCCGCTTCCACCAACGAGGGCTCTCTATAAATGTGTTAAAAACGTACTCTTCTCTTCAATGTGAATTTAATCATATTCTCATTTATTTGTAACTTAACACTTACTATACAGGGGAACTTAAATTTTGTCAATAAAAATTTAAAAATAAAATTACGAATCAAATAAACTCTTTTAGCTAGTAAAAACCTCTCTAAATATGCTATAGTATCCATTAGATGAATTGACTTGTTAAGAGTCAGTTCATCTAATAAATCAGAGTAGGGAATGAAGCGTTAAGTGCTGAAGGGATGGGATGTTGCCTTTTGGACGAAAAGCTATCTTTTGATAGGTTGCGGTTTTATTCTTGCATTCGCTGCATAATATTTTTATGTTGGAAGCTCTTAAGAGGAGATTTTCAAAATGAACAAGAAAAAGTTAGATGCACGAGCTATTGCTATTATTGGACTTTTAATGGCCTTAGAGATTATTTTAACGCGAGTTTTCTCGTTTGAAGTACCATTCTTTAGAATTGGTATAGGCTTTTTACCAGGAGTTATGATTGCTATGATGTATGGTCCGTGGATTGCAGGGATTACAGCATTAGCAACAGATATTATCGGTATGACCTTATTGCCTAAAGCGATGTTTTTCCCAGGATTTACATTGTCAGCTGTTTTAGGAGCAGTAATTTACGGCTTGGTTTTATACAAAAAGCCTAAGTCATTAGGACGGATTATTGTTGCAGTATTACTTGTTTCAGTAATAGTTAACCTTGGTTTAAACAGTCTATGGTTATCAATGATGTACGATAAAGCGTTTATTGCAATTTTTCCTGGTCGTGTCGTATCTAATTTAATAGGTACACCATTACGTGTAGCACTGATTTATCTTGTAGTTAAAAGTCGCGTGTTGGAACGATATTTGCAGCCAGTATTATAATAAATAATAAAGAAACAAACATCCAAAAAAGGCAACCTTATCAACTATAAGGTTGCCTTTTTTTCGTTTAAAATGAATTTGGTATATACAAACTAGTATATACTATTGTATAATGAATTTGGATTCTTTAAGAAAGCGTTTTAATATAAACTTGAATTTAAAAATGGAGGTAAAAAAATGACCTATGGAATGATTGCAACTTGGCGAATGGCCTATGATGGTGTGGCAGAAATGACTAAGGAGTTGCAAAAGGGAAAAGATGCAGGAGATGCTTTAGTAGAGGCAATTAAACAAGTTGAGGATTATCCTTTTTATAAGTCAGTAGGTTATGGTGGATTGCCGAATGAGCATTGTATTTTAGAAATGGATGCAGCGTATATGGATGGAAATACTTTCGATATTGGGGCTGTTGCAGGCATTCAAGATGTGAAAAATCCGATTGCTGTGGCTCAATCTTTGAGCCATGAACGGTTTAATTCATTTTTAGTAGGTTCCGGTGCAACCAAGTATGCCAAAAATGCTGGATTTGAGTGTCAAAATATGCTGACAGAACGCGCAAAACGCTTATGGGAGCTACGAATGGAAGAGATTCAAAAGCATAACCTAAGTCCTTACGATGGACATGATACGATTGGTGCAGTTTCCTTAGATATTCACAAAAAAATGGTAGCAGGAACATCCAGTAGTGGTTTATTCATGAAAAAAAGTGGGCGGGTTGGAGATTCCCCCCTATCTGGTTCAGGATTTTATGTTGATAGTGAGATAGGCGGAGCAACGGCAACAGGCTTAGGTGAAGACTTAATGAAAGGCTGCTTAAGTTACGAGATTGTCCGTTTGATGGGAACAGGGCTGCATCCACAACAAGCTGCGGATCAGGCTGTCTATCAATTTGCTGAAAAATTAACAAAACGTAAGGGGAAAGCTGGTGCTTTTTCATTAGTTTGTATGAATAAATCAGGTGAATGGGGTGTTGCTACAAACGTAGAATTTTCATTTGTTGTAGCAACAGAACATGAAGCAGCCGAGATTTATTTGGCATATCCTGCAGAAAATCAAACAACAAGAATTGAGATTGCCTCAAAAGAATGGTTGGCAGCCTATGAAACTCGAATAAAAAAACCACTTGATTAGATAAGAGGAGTGAAGCAATTGGAAAATAAACGATTAGGAATTTACTTGGAAGTTTCTGATCAAATTCGTTCACGAATTAGTGATGGAACCTATAGTTCAGCTCAAAAACTGCCTTCAGAATATGAGTTAGCCAAAGAATATGCTGTGAGTCGCTTAACTGTTCGCAAGGCGATTGATGAGTTAATTAAACAAGACATTTTGATTAAATATAAGGGCAAAGGCACCTATATTATGACGCAACAAAAAATTCAAAGTGGTCGTGGTGGGTTACAAGGATTTACCGAGGCAGCAAAAGCGTATGGCTTAAGCTCGGAAACTAAAGTAATTGAATTTAAAAAAATAAAAAACATTCCAGAAGAGGTTCAGAAAACATTAGAGCTTGAAACTGGGCAAGAAGTCTATCATATTAAGCGTCTAAGAATTGCCAATCAAGAACCCATGACTGTTGAAGATATGTATATTGCTAAAAAATATTTGCCCACCATTACAAAAAAAATGGCGGTAGAATCACTATTTCATTTAATTGAAAAAGAGATTGCGATTGCATATTCACATCAAGAAGTTGAAGCGATATTAGTAGATGAAGCAATGGGGCAATTATTGCAAATCGATGTAGGACAGCCAATGTTATTAGTTCATTCAGTTACTTTTTCAGTGACTGGAATTCCAATTTTATATGATACTTCCTATTATCGTGCTGATAAATATACCTTTAAAAATACACTTCATCGAATTAAGTAATCTTTAGTAAGTTTATGCATGGATTTAAATGTTAGTTAGATAAATAAAATTAGTTAAATTCGAGGAGGAAGAAAAATGAGTAAGAAAAAGATTTATTTATTTTGTGATGCAGGAATGTCAACGAGTATTATGGTGAATAAAATGCAGGCAGTCGCGGATCAACATCAAATGCCTTTAGAAATCTCAGCTTATCCAGTAGCTCGTGCCATTGAAGTAGTCACAGCAGAAAAGCCAATCTGTATTTTATTAGGTCCACAAGTTCGCTTTTTATTGCCAAAAATTACAGAACAATTTGAGCCATTAGGAATTCCTGTTGGTGGCATTGATCCTGAAATCTATGGCATGATGGATGGCGAAAAGGCTTTAAAATCAGCATTAAAATTAATTAAAAGCAAGAAACAATCATCTTAATTGATTGTTTTGCTAAGTCAGATTTATCTTTTGTCAAATTGAGAGGAGAGCAAAAATGAAAAAACTTTTAGATGGGATGGAACGGGTTTTAATGCCGTTAGCTAAAATAATTGGAGAGAATAAATATTTAATTGCAATTCGTGATGGTTTTTTAATTTCTACGCCAATGCTGATTATTGGTTCCTTGTTCTTATTAATTGCAAATTTTCCTTGGACAGGCTTTGGTGACTGGATGGCAAGTTTTCTAGGTGCAGACTGGGCAACAAAAATGTCTGTTCCAGCTTCAGCTAGTTTTGATGTGATGGCTATTTTAGCTGTTGTTGGAATTGGGTATAGTTTAGCGAAGCAGTTTGATATTGATGCAATTGCATCTGGTGTGTTATCGCTAGTCTTGTTTTTTATGGTGACCCCCTTCTTTACAAATTATACAATTGAAGGTACAAATGAGATTGTTAAAGTTACAAGTTTACCTTTAGAGTGGATGGGTTCAAAAGGACTTTTCTTAGGTATTATAGTTGCATTAGTCGGAACACGAATATTTGCAGCAGTCATTAAAAAAGGCTGGGTTATTAAAATGCCGCCAGGAGTTCCGCCAACTGTAGTAAAATCTTTTGAAGCATTAATTCCAGGATTTATTGTTATTTTTATTTTCTTTGTTATTAGTTGGCTGTTTACATTAACGTCATTTGGTAGCCTGCAATTATTTATTTTCAAATTCTTACAGACACCATTATTGAGTTTAGGTAATACTTTAGGAGCAATGATTATTGCGTATCTATTCTTACATTTCTTCTGGTTCTTTGGTATCAATGGTTCCAGTGTTGTAGGTGCGGTTTTTAATCCAGTTTTGAGAGCGTTATCAGTAGAGAATTTAGATGCGTTTAAAAGTGGCGCACCCATTCCAAATATTATTACAGGACAATTTCAAGATATGTTTGCTACATTTGGAGGTGCGGGTTCAACGTTATCTCTAATTGTTGTCATGGTTTTTGTTTGTAAGAGTCAGCGGATCAAAAAACTGTCTCAACTTTCCTTGATTCCAGGTGTTTTCGGGATTAATGAACCGATTATTTTTGGCTTACCTATTGTGTTAAATCCAATATTATTAGTACCATTTGCTCTTGTTCCAACGATTAATATTATTGTTGCTTACTTTGCTATGTCATGGGGATGGGTACCATTTACGAATGGAATTCAATTGCCTTGGACAATGCCGATTCTAATTTCAGGGTTCTTAGTGAGTGGTTGGCAAGGTGCTGTTTTACAGGGATTATTGTTTGTTTTAGGAATGTTTATCTACTATCCATTTATTAAAGTACTAGACGATCAATATTTGATTGATGAGCAAAAATTATTAGCAGAAGAGGAAGATGACGACATTTCCTTTGATGATTTTGATTTTGATGAATTATAAGAGGTGGAAACAGAAATGATAAAAGTGATACTTGTATTAAATCATGTTCAGGCTGGTTTTGGTAGTGATGAGAATGCTAGATTAGCCCCTGGTGGCAAGAAAAAAACTATTGGACCAGGAATGACATTGGAGCCTTTGATTAAAGAATTAGGCGGAGAAATTGTGGCGACACTTTATTGTGGTGACCAGTATTTTCTAGAAAATCAGTTAGACGTTCAAAAAAAATTCATTGGATTTGCTAAGAAATTCGGAGCAGATGTCGTTTTGTGTGGTCCTGCGATGCACTATCCGAATTTTGGTGAAATGTGTGGTGGTTTAGCTAATGCTTTTAATGAAGCGAATATTCCAGCAATTGCAGCAATGTCCATTGAGAATCCAGCAACTGAGAAATATAAATCCGTATGTCCAATTGTAAAAATGCCAAAAAAAGGTGGGATTGGGCTAAATGAATCCTTTAAACAAATGACTCAATTAGCCATAGCTAAAGGTCAAGGAGTAGATACAACTCAATTAGAAAAGGACTTATGCTTTTAAATAAAAGAACGAAGGTGTAAGAAAATGAAGAATTATCAACAAATTAGTGAGGCTGTTTCAGATCACCAGAAGACTTTTTTAGCTGGTTTAAAAAAAGTGATGCAAGTTGCAAGTGTGAAGGGAGAATCCTTGGTAGATGCGCCGTTTGGTGTAGAACCTAAAAGGGTCTTAGAAGTTGCTTTGGCTTTAGCAGAAGAATTAGGGTTTGAAACTAAATTGGTTAATAATGCGATGGGATATGTACAATATGGTCCAAATAATTCAGAGTATATTGGGATTGTGGGACATTTGGACGTGGTTGAAGCTGGTGACGGCTGGAGTTATCCACCATTTGACTTAACTTTGGATGAACGTACTGGCAAAATATATGGACGTGGCATTTTGGACAATAAAGGGCCAGCAATAAGTACGCTTTATGGCTTGTGGGTATTAAAGGAACTAAAAATTCCATTAACAAAAACAGTAAGGATTATTTTTGGAACAGATGAAGAAAGTGGTTCAGCAGATATTCCGTTGTATTTAGCCAAAGAGCAACCGCCTATCTATGGATTTACCCCAGATTGTAAATATCCAGCAGTTTATGGTGAACGTGGCATGGTGGCTTTAACAATTAAAACAACATTACCAGCCCGTGAATTAGAGCAAATTCAACAATTAAAAGGAAACTTCACAAGAAGTTCTGTGCCAGATAATCTAAAAGTACAACTGGCTAGTGGCGAATATAGGGTGGTTAAAGGAATTCGCGCTCCAAGTAATGCTCCTGATATGGGAGAAAACGTTATTACAAAATTTGCTACTTTAGCTAGCTCACAGTCACTAATCACTGGAAAATTAAAAGATTATTTCACTTGGTTAAGTAATTCTTTAGATGGAAAGCATGATGGTAGTGGACTAGGAATTGACTTCTCTGATGAGGCCTCAGGAAAATTAATGCTAACTCCGTATGATTTTGAGCTTAAATCAGAAGAAATCTGGTTAACGCTATCAATACGATACCCAATTTCAGTAACTGAAGCAGACATTTTAGCTGAGTTGAACCAGCATCTTCCTCTGAATAGCGTGATTGATGTTAGTAGAAGGATGCCTTCAACAAGCTTTCCAAAGGATCACCTAATGTTAAAGATAATGCAAGAGGTTTATGAGGCTTGTACTGGATTAGATGGAACGCCAGTTACTACTACTGGTGCCACATATGCTCGAACAATGCCGAATATTATTGCTTTTGGACCTTCATTTCCTGGACAAAAAGGCATAGCCCATAATAAAGATGAGTACATGGATTTGACAGACTTAATGAAAAATATGCAAATCTATGCGTTAACGATTGCTGAATTAGCAAAATAAAAAAACTGCTCACTACATTTTATTTTAGATGTAGTGAGCAGTTTTTTGCTGGACTAGAAGCAAATTAGACTTTAGTTGGATTCTAAAGGTTACAGCCTATGATATTCTTTTAAATAGATTGAAAGAAGGAGCGAGATAAAAATGAAGAAAAATTTAACAAGCTTTCCTTTGAAAATAATAGCGATTGTGGCAATGACGCTAAATCATATAGGACAGGCATTTCACTTAGGAGATTACTCAGAAGTGTTATTTTTTGGTACAGAGTTTATTGGGAAATTAACTTTTCCAATTATGGCGTATTTATTAGTAGAGGGAGCATATTATACACGTAGTAAATGGAAATATGCAGGTCGATTAGCTATCTTTTGGTTGCTTTCGATTTATCCTTTTCACTTAATACATGCTTTTAATAGTGCATTTGGTCCAATAGAATTCGTTAATAATATCTTTTTTACACTTTTAATGGGCTTAATTTTAATCATCTTTTACGAGAAGACTACTAATAAATGGATACATATAGGGTTAGTTGTCCTATTTTCGCTCTTAACGATTATGTCTGACTGGAATTTAATTGGAGTAATCATTATTTTTGGATTTTATCGAATTAAAAATCCAATAGTAAAGAAACTTATTCCTCCTATATATGCAACCGTATTTTTATTTTCATTAATGTTGCTAATATTTATGATTTCTCCATCTTCCGTTCCAGCGTATATCGTAGTATCAGCCTTAGGTATTTTAATGGTGATACCATTATTATTGAAATACAATGGTAAACGAGGGTATTCCCCAACATGGTTAAAATGGGGATTTTATGCCTACTATCCGTTACATTTGCTGGCAATTTTTATAGTGAAGATTTTGTTCTTTTAAAGTGAATAAAGTTAAACCTACGCCAATTTCTATTTTCTAGAAATTGGCGTAGGTTTAGTTATTGAAATTGAGGTAGCCAGTAAGTGTTAAGAATTTTTGCCACAATAAGTGTCACTGCAATGAGACTAACAACAAGTATATGGAATTTTTTATGCATGACGATACTTGCGATAAATTCACGAATCATTGCATTTGGCCAGTAATAAAAAGCTGTTTTTGCACCAATACCTTGAGCTGATAACCCAGCTTTTTTAGCGTAAATCCCAGCACGAAACAAATGGAAATTATTTGTTGAGAAAATTGCTCGATATCCAGTTGGACTTAATTTATCCATAATTTCTTTAGAAAATTGCATATTCTGGAGAGTGTTAACTGAGCGATCTTCTACAAGTGTATCTTCAAACGGAATACCCTTTTCTTCAACCGCATATTTTTGCATAGCTACAGATTCGGCTAAATGTTCATCATCGCCACGGCCGCCAGAAAAAATTATTTTTGGTGGTTCTTGTTTCGCTTTTTGCTTTTCATAAAAGGCAATAGCATGATTGATTCGGTTTGCCAATAGCTTAGGAACTTTGTAGCCATCAATTAAGCCACTACCTAAAACAATAATGTAATCTTTATTCAGCTTTGGACGATAAAAGAGATAAATAAGCGAAGCCGTTAAGAAATTAACAAAAATAAAAGCAAAATAAATTATGACTAAATCAATAAAATGAACTAAAATTTGCAAGATTGCAGGAAGCTGACTATTAATATTTGTAAACGAAAAGATTAAGGTAAATAAAATAGCAATACCAGCAAATAATGTTAGTAAATTAGCAAATCGCTTGCCTTCACGCTGTATCATTAAGCGAGCATTGAAGAAAGCAGCAATCATTAGAATGAATAAGCCAAACAATAAAATAAATATAAAAGCTAGCAAAAGAAAAGCCGTTAAGGTCATTAAAATTGGATTTTGGCTATCAAAGGCTAGATAGGCTATTGAAATACAGCTTGAGAATAAAACCAAATTAAACAAGAAACCATTAATAATTTTACGTCGATCATGCCAATAGGAACTAACAAAAATAACAACTATAGCTAAATTTAGCCAGTAAAAAAACATATACCTACCTCCTAATAAATACGTCTGTCTATTTTATTATAACAAAAAAAGAAGAGCATAAATAAGGAAATGAATGAATTTATAAGAAAAAATAATAAATTAGAGAAATAGTGTGAAAAATCTGATAAAATAGATAAAAAGTAGATAGGGGATTAGGTATGAACATAAAACGATTTGGAACTAAGGTTGAAGATCAAGACTACAAAGTACGCATTGGCGTTTATGCTCTTATTTTTAATCAAGATAAAACGCAACTATTAGTTGTATCACCACCAAATGGTTCTTATTTGTTGCCTGGGGGCGAAATGGAAGGTTTGGAAACACAGGCTGAAACCTTACATCGTGAAGTTATGGAAGAGCTGGGGTTTATTGTTGAGATTGGTATGTATTTAGGCGAAGCTGAAGATTATTACTACTCAACTTTTAGAAAACAATATTATCATAATCCAGGATATTTTTATATGATCGATAGTTGGAAAGAAGAATGTCCACCATTAGAGGATTTCAACCGTCTAGAATGGATGAATACCGAAGTAGCAATTGAGCGATTAAAACGCGGTAGTCATAAATGGGCGATTCAACATTATCTAGAATTAAATAACTAATTAACAAAAAGAAGCTGGGACATAGGTTTTAAAATAGAGAAAACTGTAAGAAATCCATTTTTACAAATGTTGATTTCTTACAGTTTTTTTATTTGTATTTAACAGATTTTTATCCGAAATAGTAGTTTTGCCCACTAACTTTGTTTACTATAAAGTGGATAAAGTTAGATTTC is drawn from Carnobacterium gallinarum DSM 4847 and contains these coding sequences:
- a CDS encoding N(4)-(beta-N-acetylglucosaminyl)-L-asparaginase, yielding MTYGMIATWRMAYDGVAEMTKELQKGKDAGDALVEAIKQVEDYPFYKSVGYGGLPNEHCILEMDAAYMDGNTFDIGAVAGIQDVKNPIAVAQSLSHERFNSFLVGSGATKYAKNAGFECQNMLTERAKRLWELRMEEIQKHNLSPYDGHDTIGAVSLDIHKKMVAGTSSSGLFMKKSGRVGDSPLSGSGFYVDSEIGGATATGLGEDLMKGCLSYEIVRLMGTGLHPQQAADQAVYQFAEKLTKRKGKAGAFSLVCMNKSGEWGVATNVEFSFVVATEHEAAEIYLAYPAENQTTRIEIASKEWLAAYETRIKKPLD
- a CDS encoding GntR family transcriptional regulator, LSA1692 subfamily, with the translated sequence MENKRLGIYLEVSDQIRSRISDGTYSSAQKLPSEYELAKEYAVSRLTVRKAIDELIKQDILIKYKGKGTYIMTQQKIQSGRGGLQGFTEAAKAYGLSSETKVIEFKKIKNIPEEVQKTLELETGQEVYHIKRLRIANQEPMTVEDMYIAKKYLPTITKKMAVESLFHLIEKEIAIAYSHQEVEAILVDEAMGQLLQIDVGQPMLLVHSVTFSVTGIPILYDTSYYRADKYTFKNTLHRIK
- a CDS encoding MetQ/NlpA family ABC transporter substrate-binding protein; this translates as MKNVKKIILALVLILSVGFIAACGSGSNTAADTKKPTVVKLGVVGENTEVWDSVKERLKKENIELNIVKFTDYNQPNSALSSGEIDLNSFQHQIFLDAYNKDSGTDLVSIGETVIAPLGIYSEKIKDVKELKDKDIVAIPNDVTNGGRALLLLQTAGLIKVNPAAKQTPTVKDITENKLNLEIKELDAAQTARALKDTTISLINSGMAVDAGFVPTKDAIFLEPIDETSKPYINIIVANNKDKDNETYKKVVKAYQSPETIKVIEETSKGSSVPVWTDKK
- a CDS encoding folate family ECF transporter S component, giving the protein MNKKKLDARAIAIIGLLMALEIILTRVFSFEVPFFRIGIGFLPGVMIAMMYGPWIAGITALATDIIGMTLLPKAMFFPGFTLSAVLGAVIYGLVLYKKPKSLGRIIVAVLLVSVIVNLGLNSLWLSMMYDKAFIAIFPGRVVSNLIGTPLRVALIYLVVKSRVLERYLQPVL
- the celB gene encoding PTS cellobiose transporter subunit IIC; translated protein: MKKLLDGMERVLMPLAKIIGENKYLIAIRDGFLISTPMLIIGSLFLLIANFPWTGFGDWMASFLGADWATKMSVPASASFDVMAILAVVGIGYSLAKQFDIDAIASGVLSLVLFFMVTPFFTNYTIEGTNEIVKVTSLPLEWMGSKGLFLGIIVALVGTRIFAAVIKKGWVIKMPPGVPPTVVKSFEALIPGFIVIFIFFVISWLFTLTSFGSLQLFIFKFLQTPLLSLGNTLGAMIIAYLFLHFFWFFGINGSSVVGAVFNPVLRALSVENLDAFKSGAPIPNIITGQFQDMFATFGGAGSTLSLIVVMVFVCKSQRIKKLSQLSLIPGVFGINEPIIFGLPIVLNPILLVPFALVPTINIIVAYFAMSWGWVPFTNGIQLPWTMPILISGFLVSGWQGAVLQGLLFVLGMFIYYPFIKVLDDQYLIDEQKLLAEEEDDDISFDDFDFDEL
- a CDS encoding class I SAM-dependent methyltransferase, whose translation is MANKDIFDKMANSYDSEDRLEVGSHIIREAQKHVAQLETKNTLIDFGCGTGEIGLNFIQDFNQVLFLDVSENMLNVVEEKLAAAVIKNGKTMLIDEISNFRVEADCIIVSQVLLHIPDTEAVLTSLFHMLKTEGSLLIVDFDKNELVQSALVHNGFDQNKLADQLKKLGFSKVHSEIFFERDQLFMGQAASLFLMEAVK
- a CDS encoding methionine ABC transporter permease, coding for MEFINTYFKNVPPLKEEFIESTIQTLYMVGVTALIAGVLGIVLGVILVATDRGGILEHRTLYNILDKVINLFRSIPFIIMLAVIVPFTRLIVGTSIGTTAAIVPLSIGTIPFFARQIQNALVEVDPGVIEAAQSMGSSPLEIIFRVYLKEGLNGIIRASSLTIINLIGLTAMAGAIGAGGLGNLAISRGYNRFQDDVTLVATIIILILVFISQAIGNYLIRKTSH
- a CDS encoding methionine ABC transporter ATP-binding protein, with product MITLKDIEVTFESKGQLVKAVDQVDLHVEKGDVFGIVGYSGAGKSTLVRTINLLQRPTKGTVTVVKQNLSSLKPKDLRTARKKIGMIFQHFNLMDSRTIADNVAFPLKNSSLSKTEIQKKVSDLLDLVGLSDKHNAFPSQLSGGQKQRVAIARSLANDPEVLLCDEATSALDPKTTLSILELLKELNKKLALTIVIITHEMQVVKEICNKVAVMENGKVIEEGSLVSIFTKPKKTLTKDFINTATHVDQGVETILNHPTLLDLKPNDVLAKISYVGESTCEPLISHLYSQFTISTSILFGNVEILQNTPIGNLIVILSGEPAKREKALAYLAAKDVKVDLIPHEEKIIPYPQKKSQIS
- a CDS encoding PTS sugar transporter subunit IIB, translating into MSKKKIYLFCDAGMSTSIMVNKMQAVADQHQMPLEISAYPVARAIEVVTAEKPICILLGPQVRFLLPKITEQFEPLGIPVGGIDPEIYGMMDGEKALKSALKLIKSKKQSS